A section of the Ogataea parapolymorpha DL-1 chromosome II, whole genome shotgun sequence genome encodes:
- a CDS encoding putative membrane protein, with the protein MDTEHGCDLEKTSSSAHSLPLPQQSSRQSPGPPPEGGLRAWLALCSGATVMALSFGMVNSFGVYQSYYENKYPHISSNTLSIIGSLQGCLTFATALPSTVGMYYLGPQVMVGAGGLICILSYMFLSITTAPWQIFVVQGLMFGLGSGLMYVHCAGVVFQYFHRRKAIASGLITAGASMAGVYWPIGVRGLINKVGFAWGNRIIGFLYIPMVAFATTNLRPRVRPPPRKPGQNVLRINFRVLLNWRFQVLNISFAVAILGLFPGLFYVDLFCQRLGVAQPIQDYNVAIVNAATLLGRVSCGYIGDKLGRFNIMIPTLVLSGVLPLALWMTARSSAATLAFCITWGFATGPFVSLAPAIVGQLFADELPSYLGVFFPTAAVGVLVGPIIAGTFIPPGHVDNVDGFDKLCIFVGALFLATAASLSVLRFVYQRRLLAKM; encoded by the coding sequence ATGGATACTGAACACGGCTGCGACCTCGAAAagacgtcgtcgtctgcACATTCTTTGCCGCTTCCACAGCAGTCTTCACGGCAATCTCCCGGCCCACCGCCAGAGGGAGGGCTGCGCGCATGGCTGGCTCTGTGCTCTGGAGCGACAGTCATGGCCCTCTCGTTCGGCATGGTCAACTCTTTTGGCGTGTACCAGAGCTACTATGAGAACAAGTACCCCCACATCAGCTCAAACACGCTTTCAATAATTGGATCTCTGCAGGGCTGTCTCACCTTTGCTACAGCCCTTCCATCGACCGTGGGGATGTATTATTTAGGGCCGCAGGTTATGGTGGGGGCTGGCGGGCTCATTTGCATACTTTCGTACATGTTTCTGTCGATCACGACGGCTCCGTGGCAGATTTTCGTGGTGCAAGGCCTGATGTTCGGGCTGGGGTCTGGGCTCATGTACGTGCACTGTGCCGGAGTGGTGTTCCAATATTTCCACCGGCGCAAAGCTATCGCGTCGGGGCTGATCACCGCAGGGGCCAGTATGGCCGGCGTATACTGGCCGATCGGCGTGCGTGGCCTCATCAACAAAGTGGGGTTTGCGTGGGGGAACAGAATAATCGGGTTTCTGTACATCCCGATGGTGGCCTTTGCAACCACAAATCTGCGGCCTAGAGTGCGGCCGCCACCGCGCAAACCGGGCCAGAATGTGCTGCGTATCAACTTCCGAGTGTTGCTGAACTGGCGTTTCCAGGTCCTCAACATCTCGTTCGCAGTGGCCATTTTGGGGCTCTTCCCCGGCCTGTTCTACGTGGACCTGTTTTGCCAGCGACTGGGCGTGGCACAGCCGATCCAGGACTACAACGTGGCCATTGTCAATGCGGCGACGCTGTTGGGGCGCGTTTCGTGCGGCTACATCGGCGACAAGCTCGGCAGATTCAACATAATGATCCCGACGCTCGTGCTCAGCGGCGTGCTACCACTGGCGCTGTGGATGACGGCACGCTCGTCGGCTGCGACGCTGGCGTTCTGTATTACGTGGGGGTTTGCCACAGGCCCGTTTGTGAGCTTGGCCCCGGCCATTGTGGGCCAACTGTTTGCAGACGAGCTGCCGTCGTATCTCGGTGTCTTTTTCCCGACGGCAGCAGTGGGCGTACTTGTGGGGCCCATAATCGCGGGAACGTTCATCCCGCCAGGGCACGTAGACAACGTGGACGGCTTCGACAAGCTGTGCATCTTTGTGGGCGCGCTATTTCTCGCGACAGCCGCGTCGCTGTCGGTGCTGCGTTTCGTCTACCAGCGCCGGCTGCTCGCGAAAATgtga